From the genome of Flavobacterium luteolum, one region includes:
- a CDS encoding six-hairpin glycosidase, giving the protein MITFQNIKTNIITATILLACTAVNAQNDTVRYVGKTLSNIDYHHGQLSPAVGVHATQIMRASREHPEKADGFGWTYNHQPMMAYWNNTFYLHYLSDPSGEHIPPSQTLLMTSKDGVKWTKPEVIFPIYRIPDGWKKEGVEGVAKNLDAIMHQRMGFYTSKDNRLFALAYYGIAMDEKDDPNDGKGIGRVIREIKKDGSFGEIYFIRYNKTWDKSKSKFPFYTTSKDKGLKKACEEILSEPLVLQQWVEEADRDDELIPLQKPYKAFSYYHLPNGNVVGLWKHALTSISKDGGKSWDYMPLRAPGFVNSNAKIWGQKTSDNRYATLYNPSEYRWPLAISTSDDGLNYKDLLLVHGEVSPMRYGGNYKSAGPQYVRGITEKNGTPPDGKIWVGYSMNKEDIWVASIPVPVTSVVTENVNDVFNNLPDGQELKLWNTYDLSWASTKIEKKADGKKWLTLRDQDYFDYSRAERVIPFASKMEAVFTVKPEQNNHGLLQIEFQNKQGLPSVRLIFDSDGELKVKNGARLSSVTKYEANKAYTITVKLDAKNRQYTIKVNEGKESTKIFYAPTDGFERIMFRTGEQRHSPDPDTAPDTDDYDDLPQTGKLIPEAVFNIESLITRKL; this is encoded by the coding sequence ACTTTCAAATATCGATTACCATCACGGACAATTAAGTCCAGCAGTTGGAGTTCACGCTACGCAAATTATGCGTGCAAGCCGTGAACATCCTGAAAAAGCAGATGGTTTTGGATGGACGTACAATCACCAGCCGATGATGGCATATTGGAATAATACCTTTTATCTGCATTATTTAAGCGATCCTTCAGGTGAACATATTCCACCAAGCCAAACTTTATTAATGACTTCTAAAGACGGTGTAAAGTGGACAAAACCAGAAGTAATTTTCCCAATTTACCGTATTCCTGACGGATGGAAGAAAGAAGGCGTTGAAGGCGTTGCCAAAAATTTGGATGCAATTATGCACCAAAGAATGGGCTTTTATACATCAAAAGACAACAGACTTTTTGCTTTAGCGTATTATGGAATCGCAATGGATGAAAAAGATGATCCAAACGACGGAAAAGGAATTGGACGTGTAATCCGTGAAATCAAGAAAGACGGAAGTTTTGGCGAAATTTATTTCATTAGATACAACAAAACTTGGGACAAATCGAAATCGAAATTCCCATTTTATACCACATCAAAAGATAAAGGTTTGAAAAAGGCTTGCGAAGAAATCTTATCAGAACCATTGGTTTTACAGCAATGGGTAGAAGAAGCCGATCGTGACGATGAATTAATTCCGTTACAAAAACCTTATAAAGCCTTTAGTTATTACCATCTGCCAAACGGAAATGTAGTGGGTTTATGGAAACATGCTTTAACTTCTATCAGTAAAGACGGGGGAAAATCTTGGGATTATATGCCATTGCGTGCTCCGGGATTTGTAAACAGCAATGCTAAAATCTGGGGACAAAAAACTTCTGACAACCGTTATGCAACACTTTATAATCCGTCTGAATATCGTTGGCCTTTGGCTATTTCGACAAGTGATGATGGATTGAATTACAAAGATTTATTATTGGTTCACGGAGAAGTAAGTCCGATGCGTTACGGCGGAAACTACAAATCAGCAGGCCCTCAATATGTTCGCGGAATTACAGAGAAAAATGGAACTCCGCCAGACGGAAAAATCTGGGTGGGTTATAGCATGAACAAAGAAGATATTTGGGTGGCATCGATTCCCGTTCCGGTTACTTCGGTGGTTACTGAAAATGTAAATGATGTTTTTAATAATCTTCCTGACGGACAAGAACTAAAACTATGGAATACATATGATCTTTCATGGGCATCAACAAAAATCGAAAAGAAAGCTGATGGCAAAAAATGGCTAACTTTAAGAGATCAGGATTATTTTGACTATTCACGTGCTGAAAGAGTTATTCCTTTTGCTTCAAAAATGGAAGCTGTTTTCACAGTAAAACCAGAGCAAAATAATCACGGATTATTACAGATTGAATTCCAAAATAAACAAGGTTTACCATCGGTAAGATTGATTTTTGATTCGGATGGAGAATTAAAGGTAAAAAATGGTGCGCGTTTGAGTTCGGTTACAAAATACGAAGCAAACAAAGCATATACAATAACAGTTAAATTAGATGCTAAAAACCGTCAATACACTATAAAAGTAAACGAAGGAAAAGAATCAACAAAGATATTTTATGCGCCAACAGACGGTTTCGAGCGAATCATGTTCCGAACAGGAGAACAGAGACATTCGCCAGATCCAGATACAGCGCCAGATACAGACGATTACGATGATCTGCCTCAAACTGGGAAATTAATTCCAGAAGCAGTATTCAATATCGAATCTTTGATTACTAGAAAGTTGTAA
- a CDS encoding glycoside hydrolase family 78 protein has product MKFFKSILLAVCLLVTVVSKGQILPVRLTTEMAENPLAVVQNQPKLSWQLVSKESDASQVAYLILVASSEEKLKMDDGDVWNSGRVNTDKNLHIVYNGKPLKSETKYFWKVKVWNQAGKVSKWSKTASFRTASLESDLNPTWIGAITKADSHLPEGRNYHTATFNREKKNSFINASDSLARRSIMLRKPFEIEKAVKEAVVYISGLGHYELTINGKKVGNSQFAPLWTDYDKTVNYNVYELSAKEFQKGDNVIGVLLGNGMYNTLAERYTKFFVSFGPPTLFFKMKIKYNDGSEEIIKSDRTWKYSKSPITYNSIFGGEDYNANLEQKGWNCKGFKDRDWKKVVIQEAPKGVLRPQTAPPVTIQKQYEVKTVKELKPNFYVFDMGQNLSGFPTIKVKGKRGQTIRVWVAEGLNEEGTIAQGRSGKPYYYDYTLKGDGTEEWTPKFSFYGYQYVQIENINYKEDKNAAIPTLVDLKSNFIYNSAGEAGSFSCSNEIFNKTHELINNSIKSNFQSVFTDCPQREKLGWLEEIQLNGPGLMFNYNLQTFLPATMQNISDSQRDNGLIPTIVPEYVIFGGDFTDSPEWGVTGVILPWMYYEYYGDASLLEKYFPVMKNYVDYLGTKATNHIVSHGLGDWYDYGTHPAGYSKNSPIALSATSHYYYGAYLVAKASKLLGKTEDFEKYNALASEIKTAFNAAFFNEETKQYGTNSQFSNAVPIFMDIVEPQYKEAVMQNLLADISAKGDRLTTGDVGNRYLFQTLARNGENETMYRMHNHYDAPGYGFQIKFGLTTLTEQWDPRKGNSWNHFMLGQIEEWFYQSLAGIMSDPEKPGFKHFFIQPEVVGDMTFAKADYQSVYGKIASSWEKKEGKFILTVQIPVNTTATIKLPVAKNSEIKMDGKRFKTGFDENAQKPVLELGSGIYTIECQL; this is encoded by the coding sequence GTGAAGTTTTTTAAAAGCATATTATTAGCCGTTTGTCTTCTAGTAACTGTAGTTTCTAAAGGACAAATTTTACCTGTACGTTTAACAACAGAAATGGCTGAAAATCCATTAGCAGTAGTTCAGAATCAGCCGAAATTAAGCTGGCAATTGGTTTCAAAAGAATCCGATGCCTCACAAGTCGCTTATTTGATTTTAGTAGCTTCATCGGAAGAAAAACTAAAAATGGATGATGGGGATGTTTGGAACAGTGGAAGAGTAAATACCGATAAAAACCTGCATATCGTTTATAATGGAAAACCATTAAAAAGCGAAACCAAATATTTCTGGAAAGTTAAAGTTTGGAATCAGGCTGGAAAAGTTTCAAAATGGAGCAAAACAGCTTCGTTCAGAACTGCTTCGTTAGAATCAGATTTAAATCCGACTTGGATTGGAGCGATTACCAAAGCCGACAGCCATTTACCAGAAGGAAGAAACTACCACACAGCCACTTTCAACAGAGAAAAAAAGAACTCGTTTATCAATGCATCCGATTCGCTGGCACGCAGAAGTATCATGCTTCGCAAACCTTTCGAAATAGAAAAAGCAGTCAAAGAAGCAGTTGTTTATATTTCAGGTTTAGGGCATTACGAATTGACTATCAATGGGAAAAAAGTAGGAAACAGCCAGTTTGCTCCTTTGTGGACAGATTATGATAAAACGGTTAATTATAATGTTTACGAGTTAAGTGCAAAAGAATTTCAAAAAGGCGATAACGTAATTGGTGTTTTGTTAGGAAACGGAATGTACAATACGCTTGCTGAAAGATATACCAAATTCTTCGTAAGTTTTGGTCCGCCGACTTTATTCTTTAAAATGAAAATCAAGTATAATGACGGTTCAGAAGAAATTATAAAGTCAGATAGAACTTGGAAATACAGCAAAAGTCCGATTACCTATAACAGTATTTTTGGAGGAGAAGATTACAATGCTAATTTAGAACAAAAAGGTTGGAATTGTAAAGGTTTCAAAGATAGAGATTGGAAAAAAGTTGTCATTCAGGAAGCGCCAAAAGGTGTTTTAAGACCGCAGACAGCACCGCCAGTTACCATTCAGAAACAATACGAAGTTAAAACCGTAAAAGAGCTGAAACCAAATTTCTATGTTTTTGATATGGGACAGAATCTTTCAGGATTTCCAACTATCAAAGTAAAAGGAAAAAGAGGACAAACGATTCGTGTTTGGGTGGCTGAAGGATTAAATGAAGAAGGAACAATTGCTCAGGGAAGATCTGGAAAGCCATACTATTACGATTACACTTTAAAAGGAGACGGAACAGAAGAATGGACGCCAAAATTCAGTTTCTACGGTTATCAATATGTTCAAATTGAAAATATTAATTATAAAGAAGATAAGAATGCAGCGATTCCAACTTTGGTTGATTTAAAATCGAATTTCATTTACAATTCGGCTGGAGAAGCGGGAAGTTTTTCATGTTCTAATGAGATTTTCAATAAAACACACGAATTGATAAATAATTCGATCAAAAGTAATTTCCAAAGTGTTTTTACCGATTGTCCGCAACGTGAAAAGTTAGGCTGGCTAGAAGAAATTCAGTTAAATGGACCTGGATTAATGTTCAATTATAATCTTCAGACTTTCCTTCCTGCAACGATGCAGAATATTTCTGATTCACAAAGAGACAACGGTTTAATTCCAACCATTGTTCCTGAATATGTCATTTTTGGAGGCGATTTTACCGATTCTCCAGAATGGGGCGTTACAGGCGTAATTCTGCCTTGGATGTATTATGAATATTATGGAGATGCTTCATTATTAGAAAAGTATTTTCCTGTAATGAAAAACTATGTGGATTATCTAGGAACAAAAGCAACAAATCATATCGTTTCACACGGATTAGGCGATTGGTACGATTACGGAACGCATCCAGCAGGATATTCTAAAAATAGTCCGATTGCACTTTCTGCGACTTCTCATTACTATTATGGCGCTTATTTAGTGGCAAAAGCATCAAAATTATTAGGAAAAACGGAAGATTTTGAGAAATACAATGCTTTGGCTTCAGAGATTAAAACAGCTTTCAATGCGGCATTTTTTAACGAAGAAACCAAACAGTATGGAACCAATAGTCAGTTTAGCAATGCTGTTCCGATTTTTATGGATATTGTAGAACCGCAGTATAAAGAAGCGGTGATGCAAAATCTTTTAGCTGATATTTCAGCAAAAGGAGATCGTTTGACAACGGGAGATGTTGGAAATCGCTATTTATTCCAGACTTTGGCAAGAAATGGCGAAAACGAAACCATGTACAGAATGCATAATCATTATGATGCGCCGGGTTATGGTTTTCAGATTAAATTTGGCTTGACCACTTTAACAGAGCAATGGGATCCGAGAAAAGGAAATTCGTGGAATCATTTTATGTTAGGACAAATTGAAGAGTGGTTTTATCAAAGTTTAGCCGGAATTATGTCCGATCCTGAGAAACCGGGATTCAAGCATTTCTTTATTCAGCCGGAAGTGGTTGGCGATATGACTTTCGCGAAAGCGGACTATCAATCGGTTTATGGAAAAATTGCTTCTTCTTGGGAAAAGAAAGAGGGCAAATTTATTCTGACAGTTCAGATTCCAGTGAATACAACTGCGACAATAAAATTGCCGGTTGCTAAAAATTCGGAAATAAAAATGGATGGCAAAAGATTTAAGACAGGTTTTGATGAAAATGCTCAAAAGCCTGTTTTGGAATTAGGATCTGGAATTTATACAATAGAATGTCAATTGTAA